The Tamandua tetradactyla isolate mTamTet1 chromosome 5, mTamTet1.pri, whole genome shotgun sequence genome window below encodes:
- the LOC143682556 gene encoding olfactory receptor 2G3-like → MEKINLTSEGDFVLLGFSNQPQLEVVLFVVVLISYLLTLIGNSAIILVSRLDSKLHTPMYFFLTNLSFLDLCFTTSIAPQLLWNLKGPAKTITYTGCAIQLYVSLSLGSTECVLLTIMAFDRYVAVCRPLSYTSVMHPSFCKGLAGIAWLSGVGNTLIQSTITLRLPRCGHRHLLHFFCEVPAMINLACVDIHANEVQLFVATLVLLLLPMTLILISYGLIAHAVIKIKSVQAWRKALRTCGSHLLVVSLFFGTSSAIYIQPKQSYGHSQGKFLTLFYTVVTPTLNPLIYTLRNKDVKGAMKRLLKREPNS, encoded by the coding sequence atggagaaaatcaatttaACCTCTGAAGGAGATTTTGTTTTGCTGGGATTCTCAAATCAGCCACAACTGGAGGTAGTTCTTTTTGTGGTGGTCTTGATATCCTATCTTTTGACCCTCATTGGCAACTCAGCCATCATCCTGGTCTCCCGTCTGGACTCCAAACTCCACACACCTATGTATTTCTTCCTCACAAATCTCTCCTTTCTTGACCTTTGCTTCACTACCAGCATTGCCCCACAGCTATTGTGGAACCTGAAGGGACCAGCTAAGACCATCACATACACTGGCTGTGCCATACAACTCTATGTGTCCCTCTCGCTGGGTTCCACTGAATGTGTTCTCCTTACTATCATGGCATTTGACCGCTATGTGGCTGTGTGTAGACCTCTCAGTTACACTTCTGTCATGCACCCATCGTTCTGCAAGGGCTTAGCAGGGATAGCATGGCTCAGTGGTGTAGGAAACACTCTCATCCAGAGCACCATCACTCTTCGACTTCCCCGTTGTGGGCATCGCCATCTCCTCCACTTCTTTTGTGAGGTGCCTGCCATGATAAATCTGGCTTGTGTTGACATCCACGCGAATGAAGTCCAGCTCTTTGTGGCCACACTAGTGCTGCTCCTTCTCCCAATGACCTTGATATTGATCTCCTATGGACTCATTGCTCATGCAGTGATAAAAATTAAGTCAGTTCAAGCTTGGCGCAAGGCTCTAAGGACCTGTGGTTCCCATCTATTAGTGGTGTCACTTTTCTTTGGGACCAGCTCAGCCATTTACATCCAACCAAAGCAATCCTATGGCCACAGCCAGGGCAAGTTCCTTACACTCTTTTACACAGTTGTGACTCCCACCCTCAATCCTCTCATATATACTCTGAGGAACAAGGATGTGAAAGGAGCCATGAAGAGACTGCTGAAGAGAGAGCCAAATTCCTAA